In Leptolyngbya sp. O-77, the genomic window CATCTCTACCTGTGCAGGGAGATGTGGATAATCTGATTCGTCAGCGCATTCAAGAAGTTGTGAATTTCTTGAATGATGAGCATCTTCAGGATCATCATTGCGAGATTTATCATGCACAAGATTGCATGACAGCAAATGCGCTGATTTTGCTGCGAGATCAAGGCAAAATCTCGTCCGTTGTACGAACCATTCACCATGTCGAGGCATACAATAGTCTATACCTGCGGGAATGCCAGGATCGATCCATCTATCAGCCGGATCTGTGTCTGTGTGTGAGTCAATACTGGCAGAATGAAGTTCGGCAGCAGTACCAGATTATTCCCGATCGCGTGATGAATGGCGTGAAGGGCGATCGCTTTTCTCCCATTTCCACTGTTCGTAAAACCGAGATTAAACAGACCTTTGGGCTACACGGTTCCCCGATTTACCTAACTGTCGGCGGCATCGAACCCCGCAAGAATTCGATTACCTTACTCCATGCCTTCGCGCAGGTTTTATCTGATCAGCCCCAAGCGCAACTTGTGATTGCGGGCGGCGCAACGCTGTTTGACTATCAGTCCTATCGAGATGAGTTCTTTGCGCGGGTGCAGGCGTTGGAAATCGAAATTGGGCGATCGCTCGTCTTGCCCGGTGTGGTTTCAGATGCAGACCTACCCGCCCTCTATCGCAGCGCCGATGCGTTTGTGTTTCCTTCCACCAAAGAAGGCTGGGGACTCGTCGTGCTGGAGGCGATCGCCGCTGGGCTGCCCGTCCTCACGGCAAACCGTCCGCCCTTTACCGAATTTCTCACCGCTG contains:
- a CDS encoding MSMEG_0565 family glycosyltransferase, which encodes MSLDRPLRIALFTYSTKPRGSVIHTLELAEALHQQGHFVCVYALDKDDQGFDRDLSCLHYRIPSLPVQGDVDNLIRQRIQEVVNFLNDEHLQDHHCEIYHAQDCMTANALILLRDQGKISSVVRTIHHVEAYNSLYLRECQDRSIYQPDLCLCVSQYWQNEVRQQYQIIPDRVMNGVKGDRFSPISTVRKTEIKQTFGLHGSPIYLTVGGIEPRKNSITLLHAFAQVLSDQPQAQLVIAGGATLFDYQSYRDEFFARVQALEIEIGRSLVLPGVVSDADLPALYRSADAFVFPSTKEGWGLVVLEAIAAGLPVLTANRPPFTEFLTAEQALLVDPEDAGAIAQGMLELSQPAVAQRLVRASQPILQHYTWERSAHLHVAAYRKLLRAKP